The Myxococcota bacterium genomic sequence CGTCTTCGTGGTTGCCGGGTTGCTCGAGAAGAGTCAGAAGCGGTCGATCTTCAGGTCGTCTTGCTCTTCGGTGAGCGAGATCTCGTCGTCGCCCTTGGCTTCCTTGTCGAAGTCGTCCCACGAGCTGTCCGACGTCCCCGAGATGCCCTTGAAGCGCAGCGCGAAGTCGTCCGGGTTCGACACGTGGAGGAGAGCCTCCTCGTACGTGACGAGCCCCGCCTTCACGTGCTGCATCAGCGACTGATCGAAGCTCTGCATGCCGTAGGTGGTGAAGCCCTTGGCGATCGCGTCGTTCAGCTCCTTGGTCATCTCGGGGTCGGCGATGCACTCGCGCACGCGCGCCGACGCGACCAGGATCTCGACCGCGGGGATGCGGCCCTTGCCGTCGGCGCGCGGGATCAGGCGCTGACTGATGACGCCCTTGATGATGCTCGCGAGCTGCAGGCGGATCTGCGGCTGTTGGTGCGGCGGGAACACGGAGACGATGCGGGTGATGGTCTCGGCCGCGTCGATCGTGTGCAGCGTCGACATGACCAGGTGACCGGTCTCGGCCGCGGTGAGTGCGGTCTCGATGGTCTCGAAGTCGCGCATCTCACCGACCAGAATGACGTCCGGATCCTGGCGCAGGGCTGCGCGCAGGGCCGTCGCGAAGGAGTTCGTGTCGACGCCGATCTCGCGCTGATTCACGATCGAGCGCTTGTCGCGGATCAGGAACTCGATCGGGTCCTCGATCGTGATGATGTGACACGTGCGGTTGGTGTTGATGTAGTCGATCATCGCGGCCAGCGTGGTCGACTTGCCGGAGCCGGTCGTGCCCGTGACCAGGATCAGGCCGCGCGGCTCCATCGCGATGCGCTCGACCACCTTGGGCAGCACGAGCTGCTCGATCGTCTTCACGCCGAACGGAATCACGCGGAAGACGATCCCGACCGTTCCGCGCTGCATGAAGGTGTTCACGCGGAAGCGGCCCAGGCCCGCGATCGAGTACGCGAGGTCGACCTCGTGGAACTTGTCGAAGTGCGCCTTCTGACCCGGCGTCATGATCGACGTGGCGATGCCGTGCAGCTGCTCCGGAGTCAGTCGCTCGCCGTTCTTCAGCGGTACGAGCGCTCCGTCCACGCGGAAGAGCGGCGGGAGCCCCGCTTTCAGATGGATGTCCGAAGCGTTGCCCTTGATCGCGATGGTCAGGATGTCGTTGAGTTCCATGCCCGCCAGCCCTCACCAGGGCTTCTGCGGGTGGATCGTCCCGGCGCTCCGTGAGCTTGAATCAGTCCGGGGCGGGTCCGTCGTCGTCCGTCGCCACGGACTCGCCGACCGGAACCTTCTTCTTGATCCCGGCGTTGGCGTACACCAGCTCCGCCACGCGGTCGTACACGTCCGGGTTCGCCAAGAGGAACGCCTTGGCGTTCTCGCGGCCCTGCCCGATGCGCGTGCCCTCGAAGCTGTACCAGGTGCCGCTCTTCTCCATGAGCCCGAGCTCGGAGGCCAGGTCGAGGATGTCGCCCTCGCGCGAGATGCCCTTGTCGAACATGAGGTCGAACTCGGCCTGCCGGAACGGCGGCGCGCACTTGTTCTTCACGACCTTCACGCGCGTGCGGCTGCCGATGGCCACCTCGCCGTCTTTGATCTGGCCGATCCGCCGCACGTCGAGGCGCACCGAGGCGTAGAACTTCAGCGCGTTGCCGCCCGAGGTGGTCTCGGGGTTGCCGAACATGACGCCGATCTTCATGCGCACCTGGTTGATGAAGACGAGACACGCGTTCGAGCGCGCGAGGTTGCCGGTCAGCTTGCGCAGCGCCTGACTCATGAGCCGTGCCTGCAGGCCGACGTGCTGGTCGCCCATCTCGCCTTCGATCTCGGCCTTGGGCACGAGCGCCGCGACCGAGTCGATGACCACGATGTCGACCGCGCCCGAGCGCACGAGCATGTCTGCGATCTCGAGCGCCTGCTCGCCGGTGTCGGGCTGCGAGACGAGCAGCTCCTCGACACTCACTCCGAGCTTCTTGGCGTAGCTCACGTCGAGCGCGTGCTCGGCGTCGATGAACGCCGCCACGCCGCCCTTGCGCTGGCACTCGGCCACCGCGTGGAGTGACAAGGTGGTCTTGCCGGACGACTCCGGGCCGTAGATCTCGACCACGCGGCCCTTCGGCAGGCCGCCGATGCCGAGCGCGATGTCGAGTGACGGCGAGCCCGTCGAGATCACGCCGATCTCGCGGTCCAGGTGCTCCTGGCCCATGACCATGATCGCGCCCTTGCCGAACTGCTTCTCGATCGACGCGACCATGAGGTCGACGGCCTTCTGCTTGTCGTCCTTGCTGTTGTTCGTCTGCCCTCGCGACATTTGCTTCTCCTAGCTCTCTGGGGCGAATTCGTTTGCGGATGGGTCCAACCCGGCGCCGAGCGCGAGGTGGGCCAAGGGAACGTACCGAGCGCCGTCGGGGGCAAGACGACTCTCGTAGAGTACGACCTCCGAGACGGTCCAGACAGGCGAAACCGGCGCGGTGAGCCGCTCGATCTCGACCCGCGCGGGCTCGCGCAGCCGGCCGAGCGTGAGGTGCGCCGAGAACGGCCTCCGCTCGCGCTCGGAGCCCGCGACGCGTGCCGCGCCGTCGAGCTTGCGCGCGAGCTTTGCGAGCGAGGCCGAGCCCTGCACCACGCCGAGCCACAGGACGCGCGCCTCGCGCGCGTTGGGGAAGGCGCCGAAGCCCGCGAGCGCGACCTCGAAGGGGGCGACCGTGGCGAGCTTCGCGCTCGCGCGGGCGGTGAGCGCGTCGACCTTGTCCTCGCCGATCTCGCCCAGGAACTTCAGCGTCAGGTGCTGGCTCTCGGGCGGCACCCAGCGCACTCCCCGGGGCACGGCCTCGGCGAGTGTCTCGACGGCGCGCGCCGCGCAGTCGCGCGCCGCGTCGGACAGGTTCACGGCGAGGAACGCGCGCAGCCGGTCGCTCACTTGCGGCCCTCCTGGCTGACCAGCCGCGGGAAGGTCTCGGCACTGATCGGCAGGCCGAGCAGCCGGCGCCGCACCCAATCGAGCGCGAGCTGGCTGGCCAGCTCCTTGTTGCGCGCGCGGTCGGTCATGAGCTGGTAGCGGTGCGCGATCGTGCCCTCGCCGTCGGCGAGCGCGAGCCAGAGCGTGCCCACGGGCTTCTCGCTGCTGCCGCCGTCGGGGCCCGCGATGCCCGTGGTGGCCAGGCCGATGTCGGCGCCCGCTGCGCGCCGCATGCCTTCCGCCATCTGGCGCGCGACCGGCTCCGAGACCGCGCCGTGGCTGGCGAGTGACTCGGCCGAGACGCCCAGCGCCTTCACCTTCGCGTCGTTGGCGTAGGCGATCACGCCCGCGAGCAGGTAGGCGGAGCTGCCGGGCACGTCGGTGAGCCGGCTCGCGATCAGCCCCCCGGTGATCGACTCGGCCACGCCGATGGTGCGCTTGCGCTCGCGCAGGAGCTCGGCGACGACCTCTTCGAGCTTGCGCTCGCCCACGCCCACGACCAGGTCGCCCAAGCGCGCGCGCACCTGCGCTTCGAGTGTGTCGAGCCGTGCTTCGGCCGCGCGGGCGTCGGGCGCGCGCACGAGGATGCGGACCAGGTTGTCGGGGAACTGCGTGCGGAAGCCGATCACCGTGTCGGCGTCGCCCTGGGCCAGGTCGGAGAGCATGCGGTCGAGGTTCGACTCGCCGATGCCGAACGTGCGCAGCAGCCGCGCGCGCACCACGCGCCGCGCGCCGAGCCGCTCGGCGATGCGCGGCACGACCTGCTCGTCGACCATGAGGTAGAGCTCGCGCGGCACGCCGGGCATGAAGAACAGCTGCGTCGGCTCTCCGGCCGGGTGCGGCACCTCGAGCATGAAGCCGGGCGCGGTGCCGATCGGGTTGCGCAGCACCGTGGCGCCTTCGGGGAAGTCGGCCTGCTTGGCGTTGTTGGCGGCCATCTCGCGGTTGAAGCGCCGGAAGAACGCGCGGATCTGCTCGAGTGACTCCTCGTCGCGCACGAGCTTGCGGCCGAAGGTCCGGGCGGCGATCTCGGTGGTGAGGTCGTCGCGCGTGGGGCCGAGCCCGCCCGAGACCAGCACGACGCGCGCCCGCGCCGCGGCCTCGCGCAGCACCTCTTCCATCATGCCGGGGTCGTCCGGGACGCTCACGTGGCGGGCGGTCTCGAGCTCGAGCGCGAGCATGCGCTGCGAGAGGTGTGACTTGTTGGAGTCGACGATCTCGCCGCGCAGAAGCTCGTCGCCGATCGTGACCACCCAGACGCCGTCGCGCGCGCTCACCCGCCGCTCACCCACAGGCGCCACAGCACCTGTCCGCCCAGGTTCGCGTAGAGACCCGCCACGAGGTCGTCGGCCATCACGCCCAGCCCGCCGGGCAGGCGCTCGGCCGCGCGGGCTGGGAACGGCTTCCAGATGTCGAACAGCCGGAACAGCAGGAACCCGACGCCCGCGACCTCGGGCCGGAACGGCAGCGAGGCCAGCGAGACGAGCATGCCCGCGACCTCGTCGATCGTGATGCGGCCGTCGTCGTGGCGGCCGAAGATCTCCTCGGCGCGCCCCGCGGCCCAGATGCCCAGGGCGATCACGCCCCCGCACGCCACGGCATAGGGCAGCGCCCCGAGCCCGCCCACGAGCGCGAAGAGCGCCAGGCCGACCAGCGAGCCGACCGTCCCGGAGGCCACCGGCGAGTAGCCGGAGCCGCCTCCAGTCGCGAGCGCGAGAATGAATATTCTCATGGATTTCCGAGGACTTCTGCGCCTCACCCCAGCGCTCGGCGATGCTAGGTCGCTGTGCACCGGGGGTCAAGAAGGCGAAGAAATAGCGAAATCCGCCAAGACCGCCAGCTCGGTCAAGCGGCCGGCAAGTTGCACCGATGTTTCGCGCTGGAGTCCCCGGAGCTCCACGGGCGGGACGGCATGCGCAACACGGCCTCCGCGGAGGAGATCGCTCCTCTCGTTCTCGAGCTCGCTCGCGCGCTGCGCGCGCGGCGCGTGCACCCCAGCGGCCATCCGGTGGTCGCGGGCGCGCTGCAGCGCGGCGCCGCGATCCTGGGCGCGCTCGCCGGGAGTGACTCGCAGGTGGCGTTCGAGGTCGTTGACTCGGGGCTCGCGCAGCGCGACGGCACGCTGCTCGGCTGCCCGGGCGCCCCCGAGCTCGCCGCCGAGCTGCGCGCGCGCGGCATCACCGGCATGTGCCTCGAGGGTCTGATCCGCGTCGAGGACCTGACTCACCTGGTCGAGACACTGACTCGCGCGCCCGAGGAGCTGCGCAAGGCCGGCGGCGCGCGGCGCGTGTTCGAGGCCGGGCAGCCGCGCGGCATCTCGCTCGAGCTCTCCGAGCCCGCCGCGGCCGCCCCGGCCCCAGTCACCCCGCCCGCGCCGCGGCCGGCGCCCGCGGCAGTCGCGGCGCCAGTCACCGCGCCGCGTCCGGCCGAAGCTGCGCCGCCCGCGAAGCCGGCGGCCGAGCCGCCGTCGTTCCTGACTCAGCACATCGCCGAACTGGTGCGCCTCCTGGCCGAGCTCGAGCGCTGCGACGACTTCGGCGGCTACAACCTGCTCGCGAACAAGGTCGACACCTGCGTCGACGCCTTGGTGCGCGCCAAGCGCTGCCTCGACGGCTACCGCGCGGCGGTGGTGTTCTGCCGCCACGCGACCGACCGCGAGGTGCGGCCCGAGCCGCTGCGCCGCGAGGCCGCCGACCGCCTGCGGCGCATGGCCTGCAACGACGCCATGCTCGAGGCGATCATCGAGCAGGCCACGACCGCCAGCGGGCTGGCCAGCGTGCAGGCCACGCAGGTGCTGATCGCCATCGGCGTGCCGGCGGTCTCGGCGCTGCTCGCGCACTGCGCGGGCGCGAAGGACGCCTCGCGCGAGCGCGCGGCGCAGACCCTGATTGCGATGGGCGACGACGCGCTGGCCGCCGTGGTCGACGAGCTGCGCTGCGGCGTGAGCGAGCGCGCGCGCCGCGCCGCTCGGCTGCTGGGCGAGATGCA encodes the following:
- a CDS encoding type IV pilus twitching motility protein PilT, whose translation is MELNDILTIAIKGNASDIHLKAGLPPLFRVDGALVPLKNGERLTPEQLHGIATSIMTPGQKAHFDKFHEVDLAYSIAGLGRFRVNTFMQRGTVGIVFRVIPFGVKTIEQLVLPKVVERIAMEPRGLILVTGTTGSGKSTTLAAMIDYINTNRTCHIITIEDPIEFLIRDKRSIVNQREIGVDTNSFATALRAALRQDPDVILVGEMRDFETIETALTAAETGHLVMSTLHTIDAAETITRIVSVFPPHQQPQIRLQLASIIKGVISQRLIPRADGKGRIPAVEILVASARVRECIADPEMTKELNDAIAKGFTTYGMQSFDQSLMQHVKAGLVTYEEALLHVSNPDDFALRFKGISGTSDSSWDDFDKEAKGDDEISLTEEQDDLKIDRF
- the recA gene encoding recombinase RecA, translated to MSRGQTNNSKDDKQKAVDLMVASIEKQFGKGAIMVMGQEHLDREIGVISTGSPSLDIALGIGGLPKGRVVEIYGPESSGKTTLSLHAVAECQRKGGVAAFIDAEHALDVSYAKKLGVSVEELLVSQPDTGEQALEIADMLVRSGAVDIVVIDSVAALVPKAEIEGEMGDQHVGLQARLMSQALRKLTGNLARSNACLVFINQVRMKIGVMFGNPETTSGGNALKFYASVRLDVRRIGQIKDGEVAIGSRTRVKVVKNKCAPPFRQAEFDLMFDKGISREGDILDLASELGLMEKSGTWYSFEGTRIGQGRENAKAFLLANPDVYDRVAELVYANAGIKKKVPVGESVATDDDGPAPD
- the thpR gene encoding RNA 2',3'-cyclic phosphodiesterase, whose translation is MSDRLRAFLAVNLSDAARDCAARAVETLAEAVPRGVRWVPPESQHLTLKFLGEIGEDKVDALTARASAKLATVAPFEVALAGFGAFPNAREARVLWLGVVQGSASLAKLARKLDGAARVAGSERERRPFSAHLTLGRLREPARVEIERLTAPVSPVWTVSEVVLYESRLAPDGARYVPLAHLALGAGLDPSANEFAPES
- a CDS encoding competence/damage-inducible protein A: MSARDGVWVVTIGDELLRGEIVDSNKSHLSQRMLALELETARHVSVPDDPGMMEEVLREAAARARVVLVSGGLGPTRDDLTTEIAARTFGRKLVRDEESLEQIRAFFRRFNREMAANNAKQADFPEGATVLRNPIGTAPGFMLEVPHPAGEPTQLFFMPGVPRELYLMVDEQVVPRIAERLGARRVVRARLLRTFGIGESNLDRMLSDLAQGDADTVIGFRTQFPDNLVRILVRAPDARAAEARLDTLEAQVRARLGDLVVGVGERKLEEVVAELLRERKRTIGVAESITGGLIASRLTDVPGSSAYLLAGVIAYANDAKVKALGVSAESLASHGAVSEPVARQMAEGMRRAAGADIGLATTGIAGPDGGSSEKPVGTLWLALADGEGTIAHRYQLMTDRARNKELASQLALDWVRRRLLGLPISAETFPRLVSQEGRK
- a CDS encoding phosphatidylglycerophosphatase A, whose protein sequence is MRIFILALATGGGSGYSPVASGTVGSLVGLALFALVGGLGALPYAVACGGVIALGIWAAGRAEEIFGRHDDGRITIDEVAGMLVSLASLPFRPEVAGVGFLLFRLFDIWKPFPARAAERLPGGLGVMADDLVAGLYANLGGQVLWRLWVSGG
- a CDS encoding HEAT repeat domain-containing protein, whose product is MRNTASAEEIAPLVLELARALRARRVHPSGHPVVAGALQRGAAILGALAGSDSQVAFEVVDSGLAQRDGTLLGCPGAPELAAELRARGITGMCLEGLIRVEDLTHLVETLTRAPEELRKAGGARRVFEAGQPRGISLELSEPAAAAPAPVTPPAPRPAPAAVAAPVTAPRPAEAAPPAKPAAEPPSFLTQHIAELVRLLAELERCDDFGGYNLLANKVDTCVDALVRAKRCLDGYRAAVVFCRHATDREVRPEPLRREAADRLRRMACNDAMLEAIIEQATTASGLASVQATQVLIAIGVPAVSALLAHCAGAKDASRERAAQTLIAMGDDALAAVVDELRCGVSERARRAARLLGEMQNPRGIQFLADSLRASDVAVAREAARALARVGTDAAVAALVAGLRLAQPVAETCASCLGGMRQASAARALGDLLDLERDFPDGLRREAIRSLGRLASIDALNRLKRVLDHAPFFGRTRFRSLRIAAAQAIGQIGGPVALQTLHPHARGGDADVRQACQEAIRRIERAAAGT